The proteins below come from a single Hyphomicrobium denitrificans ATCC 51888 genomic window:
- a CDS encoding cytochrome P450 — translation MNTIPPPEKLYPPTVQPPERALPLPRFIARFIRNPLQALPRAVYTEPVVTYGSKRPLVTWVTDPALIERILLKDVEHFPKTPLDRRVLTPMLGNGILTAEGESWRWQRKIASPMFRYAEILAYVPAMVEATEQLLDTWKQRGHAFTTDVEDAMTETTFSVIARTVLAGIDETEASAVKHAARTYLDRISWEVAAAILRLPPTMWHPGKANMRTSAKEVRTIVERLLAQRRAQPGSGNDLVARLISARDPATGEQMSDATIVDNLATFLFAGHETTAKALTWTLYLLARAPQWQDRLRDEVRHALRTSQRVSPGTIERLPLTLRVLKESLRLYPPAPVMTRLANQDLDLAGTHVPRGSLIVIPIFVLHRHQRLWDDPGRFDPDRFLPENEAKYPRTQFMPFGFGPRICIGSSFALIEATAILATLLQGARFEWDGRHAPEPVSRVTLRPKGGMPLIVKPL, via the coding sequence GTGAACACGATACCGCCTCCCGAAAAGCTCTACCCACCGACGGTTCAGCCGCCCGAGCGAGCGCTGCCGTTGCCGCGATTTATTGCTCGCTTCATTCGCAATCCCCTTCAGGCACTCCCGCGCGCTGTCTACACCGAGCCCGTCGTCACCTACGGCTCGAAGCGCCCGTTGGTCACCTGGGTCACCGATCCGGCGCTGATCGAGCGCATCCTCCTCAAAGACGTTGAGCACTTTCCGAAGACGCCGCTCGACCGCCGCGTGCTGACGCCCATGCTCGGCAACGGCATCCTGACCGCGGAAGGTGAAAGCTGGCGCTGGCAGCGAAAAATCGCGAGCCCGATGTTTCGCTACGCCGAGATCCTGGCCTACGTGCCGGCGATGGTGGAAGCGACCGAGCAGCTCCTCGACACCTGGAAGCAGCGCGGGCACGCGTTCACGACCGATGTCGAAGACGCGATGACGGAAACGACGTTCTCGGTCATCGCACGCACGGTTCTGGCAGGCATCGACGAAACCGAAGCGAGCGCGGTTAAACACGCGGCACGAACGTATCTGGATCGCATTTCGTGGGAAGTCGCAGCCGCGATTTTGCGTCTCCCTCCGACGATGTGGCACCCTGGAAAAGCCAACATGCGCACCTCCGCAAAGGAGGTGCGCACGATCGTCGAGCGCCTGCTCGCGCAGCGCCGCGCACAGCCCGGATCAGGCAATGATCTCGTCGCTCGCTTGATCAGCGCGCGCGATCCCGCGACCGGCGAGCAGATGTCCGACGCCACGATCGTCGACAATCTGGCGACGTTCCTGTTTGCGGGTCACGAAACGACCGCCAAGGCTTTGACCTGGACGCTCTATCTGCTCGCACGCGCGCCGCAATGGCAGGATCGCCTGCGGGATGAGGTGCGGCACGCCTTGCGCACTTCGCAACGCGTCAGCCCCGGAACCATCGAGCGCTTGCCGTTGACGTTACGCGTGCTGAAAGAGTCGCTGCGCCTCTACCCTCCGGCGCCGGTCATGACGCGGCTCGCGAACCAGGATCTCGACCTCGCAGGCACGCACGTGCCGAGAGGATCGTTGATCGTCATTCCGATTTTCGTCCTGCATCGCCACCAGCGCTTATGGGACGATCCCGGCCGCTTCGATCCGGACAGGTTTCTCCCCGAGAACGAAGCCAAATATCCGCGCACGCAGTTCATGCCGTTCGGCTTCGGCCCTCGCATCTGCATCGGATCGTCGTTCGCGCTGATCGAGGCGACCGCAATCCTCGCGACGCTATTGCAAGGCGCACGGTTCGAATGGGACGGACGCCATGCTCCGGAGCCCGTGAGCCGCGTAACGCTCAGGCCTAAGGGCGGCATGCCGCTGATCGTCAAGCCGCTCTGA
- a CDS encoding DedA family protein, translating to MNVQDFVDAIVAFVRANEGWAGPVAFLVAFLESFCFLSILWPGTAILIGISALLAKSGVEMSIMGPAIIWAAVGGSLGYAVSYWIGLYYKDGIREIWPFSRNPAMVERGQEFFQKWGAIGVFFGHFFGPVRAVIPVIAGMYAVPQWQFQLANVTSAFIWAAGIIAPTYFGMSYLLK from the coding sequence ATGAACGTTCAGGACTTCGTCGATGCCATCGTTGCGTTCGTCCGGGCCAACGAAGGCTGGGCGGGACCGGTTGCGTTCCTCGTCGCCTTTCTCGAAAGCTTTTGCTTTCTCTCGATCCTTTGGCCGGGAACCGCAATCCTGATCGGCATATCGGCGCTTCTCGCCAAGAGCGGCGTCGAGATGAGCATCATGGGTCCGGCGATCATCTGGGCGGCCGTCGGCGGCTCGCTTGGCTATGCCGTATCGTATTGGATCGGGCTCTATTACAAAGACGGCATTCGCGAGATTTGGCCGTTTAGCCGGAACCCGGCGATGGTCGAACGCGGCCAGGAGTTTTTCCAGAAATGGGGAGCGATCGGCGTCTTCTTCGGGCACTTCTTTGGACCCGTCCGCGCCGTAATCCCCGTCATTGCCGGCATGTACGCAGTGCCGCAGTGGCAGTTTCAACTCGCCAATGTGACATCGGCGTTCATTTGGGCCGCAGGCATCATTGCGCCGACCTACTTCGGGATGAGCTATTTGCTGAAGTGA
- a CDS encoding quinone oxidoreductase family protein yields the protein MAYAVRVHAYGGPEVLQYEQVDAGQPGPGEVLLKQHAIGVNFIDIYQRDGLYKLPSLPAILGSEGAGEVLAVGPDVVGFKVGDRAAYGSVPGAYVDTRRVPADKLIKLPDGITYDTAAAMMLQGMTARYLLRETFKVGPGTVMLFHAAAGGVGLIACQWAHALGATIIGTVSTDEKAELAKAYGCTHTINTKREDFVARVAELTNGAGCDVVYDSVGKDTFPKSLDCLKPMGLWVSFGNSSGPVPPFELTALKGSLFATRPSLFAYTAKRQDLEQNAADLFAMVLAGKIKIAVNHRYALKAADEAHRDLAGRRTTGSIILVP from the coding sequence ATGGCGTATGCGGTGCGAGTTCACGCCTATGGCGGGCCAGAGGTTTTGCAATACGAGCAGGTCGACGCCGGACAGCCGGGGCCGGGCGAGGTTCTGCTCAAGCAGCACGCCATCGGTGTCAACTTCATCGATATCTATCAGCGTGATGGTCTCTACAAGCTTCCGAGCCTGCCGGCGATTCTCGGCTCGGAGGGCGCGGGAGAGGTGCTGGCGGTCGGGCCGGATGTCGTAGGCTTCAAGGTCGGCGACAGAGCGGCCTACGGAAGCGTTCCGGGAGCTTACGTCGACACGCGGCGGGTTCCGGCGGACAAGCTGATCAAACTTCCGGACGGCATCACCTACGACACAGCCGCAGCCATGATGCTGCAGGGCATGACGGCGCGCTATCTATTGCGCGAGACGTTCAAGGTCGGTCCGGGGACGGTCATGCTGTTTCACGCCGCGGCAGGCGGGGTCGGGCTGATCGCATGCCAATGGGCGCACGCGCTTGGCGCGACAATCATCGGCACGGTCAGCACGGATGAGAAGGCCGAGCTGGCGAAAGCCTACGGCTGCACGCACACGATCAATACCAAGCGCGAAGATTTCGTGGCGCGCGTCGCGGAACTGACGAACGGCGCTGGCTGCGACGTCGTCTATGATTCCGTCGGCAAGGACACGTTTCCGAAATCGCTCGACTGCCTGAAGCCGATGGGACTGTGGGTCTCGTTCGGCAACTCTTCGGGTCCTGTCCCGCCGTTCGAGCTGACGGCGTTGAAGGGCTCGCTGTTCGCCACGCGTCCGTCGCTTTTCGCCTATACCGCGAAACGGCAGGATCTCGAGCAGAACGCTGCGGATCTGTTTGCGATGGTCCTGGCCGGAAAAATCAAGATCGCGGTCAACCATCGTTACGCGTTGAAGGCAGCTGACGAAGCTCATCGCGATTTAGCCGGACGCCGCACGACCGGCTCCATCATTCTTGTTCCATAA